One Anolis carolinensis isolate JA03-04 chromosome 4, rAnoCar3.1.pri, whole genome shotgun sequence DNA window includes the following coding sequences:
- the cebpd gene encoding CCAAT/enhancer-binding protein delta — protein sequence MSAVAAATLDGLDSLSCFRHWPLEPGNFYEAKAGEGVLGPSCKASGGVSAVQAEEEEEQSRHQNPPPGGSRDLAELSAAAPAMYEDESAIDFSSYIDSMAAAVPTLELCHDELFADLFNSNHHGKAAAAGEYLHPAPPPPPGLLLQASVPPGPLRGAVKQEPDWGELAPDSLLPSQIAACAQTVVSLSGQPTPPASPEPAPGSASPSSYSSRSSSSSSSSSGLGKERGGKKCVDRFSPEYRQRRERNNIAVRKSRDKAKRRNQEMQQKLLELTAENERLHKRVEQLSRDLSQVRHYFKQLPPGSFLHSSGSSSAKDCR from the coding sequence ATGAGCGCTGTGGCCGCAGCCACCCTGGACGGCTTGGACTCGCTCTCCTGCTTCCGCCACTGGCCGCTGGAGCCGGGCAACTTCTACGAGGCCAAGGCGGGCGAGGGGGTGCTGGGCCCCTCCTGCAAGGCCTCGGGCGGCGTGAGCGCGGtgcaggcggaggaggaggaggagcagtccCGGCACCAGAACCCTCCTCCGGGCGGCAGCCGGGACTTGGCGGAGCTGAGTGCCGCCGCGCCCGCGATGTACGAGGACGAGAGCGCCATCGACTTCAGCTCCTACATCGACTCCATGGCGGCGGCGGTGCCCACTCTGGAGCTGTGCCACGACGAGCTCTTCGCGGACCTCTTCAACAGCAACCACCACGgcaaggcggcggcggcgggcgaGTACCTCCACCccgctccccctcctcctccgggGCTGCTCCTCCAGGCCAGCGTGCCCCCGGGGCCCCTCCGCGGCGCCGTCAAGCAGGAGCCCGACTGGGGCGAGCTGGCCCCCGACTCACTCCTGCCCTCGCAGATCGCCGCCTGCGCCCAGACCGTGGTCAGCCTCAGCGGGCAGCCCACGCCGCCCGCCTCTCCGGAGCCCGCCCCGGGCAGCGCCTCGCCGTCCAGCTACAGCAGCCgctcctcctcgtcctcgtcgTCCTCCTCGGGGCTGGGGAAGGAGCGGGGCGGCAAGAAGTGCGTGGACCGCTTCAGCCCCGAGTACCGGCAGCGGCGGGAGCGCAACAACATCGCGGTGCGGAAGAGCCGCGACAAGGCCAAGCGCCGCAACCAGGAGATGCAGCAGAAGCTGCTCGAGCTCACCGCCGAGAACGAGCGGCTCCACAAGCGCGTCGAGCAGCTCAGCCGGGACTTGAGCCAAGTCCGGCACTACTTCAAGCAGCTGCCCCCGGGGTCCTTCCTCCacagcagcggcagcagcagcgcCAAGGACTGCCGGTAA